From a single Bryobacter aggregatus MPL3 genomic region:
- the argH gene encoding argininosuccinate lyase translates to MQEKLYGGRFEGGQDKFFEKFSESLHFDKRLFDVDITGSQAFARALESVGILSAEERATIVASFEAIREEGQDAAYFAGATDEDVHSFVIRKLKEKAGAVADKIHTGRSRNEQVSLDTRLWLRASIESTIEATLGLMRALLVLAQKYPQAVVPGYTHLRRAQAVLWPHYLLAYFEMFARDVERLRQAHARTNVLPLGSGALAGSAFPFDREAIAKDLQFASITRNSMDVSADRDFALDYMHAANLVMLHLSRLSEDWILYSSEEFGWLELSDGVTSGSSLMPQKKNPDSLELIRGKCGRVFGAYSALFVTMKGLPLTYNRDMQEDKEPLFEVAEQTIGCLQMAAIVAQQVVLRPEIPEKACAESWVVATDIAEALSRAGLPFHQSHQVAGRLVLHGIKTGKNPAEFTAAELQAFDARFTPDFVDVLRDPRHGMQTRAVPGGTAPASVAKALREALERIESL, encoded by the coding sequence ATGCAAGAGAAGCTTTACGGGGGCCGCTTTGAAGGCGGCCAGGACAAGTTTTTTGAAAAATTCAGTGAGTCGCTGCACTTTGACAAGCGACTTTTCGATGTCGACATCACGGGTTCGCAGGCCTTTGCGCGGGCGCTTGAGAGTGTCGGGATTCTGAGCGCCGAGGAGCGGGCAACGATTGTTGCGAGTTTTGAGGCGATTCGGGAAGAGGGGCAAGACGCGGCGTATTTTGCCGGGGCCACGGACGAGGATGTGCACTCGTTTGTGATCCGCAAGCTGAAGGAAAAGGCTGGCGCGGTTGCCGATAAGATTCATACGGGCCGGAGCCGCAATGAACAGGTGTCGCTCGATACGCGGCTTTGGCTGCGGGCTTCGATTGAATCGACGATCGAGGCGACGCTGGGCTTGATGCGGGCCTTGCTTGTACTGGCGCAGAAGTATCCGCAGGCCGTGGTGCCGGGCTACACACATTTGCGCCGGGCGCAGGCCGTGTTGTGGCCGCATTATCTGCTGGCCTACTTTGAGATGTTTGCCCGTGACGTGGAACGTCTGCGGCAGGCGCATGCGCGCACGAATGTGCTGCCGCTGGGCAGTGGCGCGCTGGCTGGCAGTGCGTTTCCTTTTGATCGCGAGGCGATTGCGAAGGATTTGCAGTTTGCGAGCATCACGCGGAACTCGATGGATGTTTCGGCGGACCGCGATTTTGCACTGGACTACATGCATGCAGCGAACCTGGTGATGCTGCATTTGTCGCGCCTTTCCGAGGATTGGATTCTGTATTCGAGCGAGGAGTTCGGTTGGCTCGAGTTGAGTGACGGGGTGACTTCAGGTTCGAGTTTGATGCCGCAGAAGAAGAATCCCGATTCGCTTGAGTTGATCCGCGGCAAGTGTGGCCGCGTGTTTGGCGCCTATTCGGCTTTGTTTGTGACGATGAAGGGCTTGCCACTGACCTACAATCGCGATATGCAGGAAGACAAGGAGCCGCTGTTCGAAGTTGCCGAACAGACGATTGGTTGTCTGCAGATGGCGGCGATTGTGGCGCAGCAGGTGGTGCTGCGGCCGGAGATTCCGGAGAAGGCTTGTGCGGAATCGTGGGTGGTGGCGACCGATATCGCCGAGGCGCTGTCGCGTGCGGGACTGCCGTTCCATCAGTCGCATCAGGTGGCGGGCCGTCTGGTATTGCATGGGATCAAGACGGGCAAGAATCCGGCGGAGTTTACGGCTGCCGAGTTGCAGGCCTTTGATGCGCGGTTTACGCCGGACTTTGTCGATGTACTGCGCGACCCGCGCCATGGCATGCAGACGCGTGCGGTGCCCGGGGGCACGGCGCCGGCGAGTGTGGCCAAGGCCTTGCGAGAGGCGCTCGAACGCATCGAGAGCTTATGA
- the argF gene encoding ornithine carbamoyltransferase: MSAALASDSFPKTQTIASGDLTSDLSITGAELRHLLDLATDVKQNPTRYATALRYRYLSLLFEKPSLRTRLTFELAIKQLGGDAVASIGLIGDREPVKDIARNLDRWTNAIVARTFTQQTIEELAEWSSVPVINALSDLYHPCQSFADLQTIEEHFGALAGVKLCFVGDGNNVAHSLLLNGARLGMHVCVACPEGYEPNAQVLAQAAAFAQQSGGAVSVTNEAVDGVRNSQVVYTDVWTSMGQESEAEDRKKTFAPFQVNAGLMSAAAKDSVFLHCLPAKREQEVTDAVIESPQSLVFDQAENRLHAQKALLLMLLA, from the coding sequence ATGTCCGCTGCACTTGCTTCCGATTCTTTCCCGAAAACGCAGACCATTGCGTCCGGTGATTTGACCTCCGACCTGTCGATCACAGGCGCGGAATTGCGTCATCTTCTTGACCTTGCCACTGATGTGAAGCAGAACCCGACACGCTATGCGACTGCGCTGCGCTATCGCTATTTGAGCCTGCTGTTTGAGAAGCCTTCGCTGCGCACGCGGCTGACCTTTGAATTGGCGATCAAGCAGTTGGGCGGCGACGCTGTCGCCTCGATCGGACTGATCGGGGATCGCGAACCGGTGAAGGATATTGCGCGGAATCTGGACCGCTGGACGAATGCGATTGTCGCGCGGACCTTTACGCAGCAGACGATTGAAGAGCTGGCCGAATGGTCGAGCGTGCCGGTGATCAATGCGCTGAGCGACCTGTATCATCCCTGCCAGAGCTTTGCCGATTTGCAGACGATTGAAGAACACTTTGGCGCTCTTGCCGGCGTGAAGCTTTGCTTTGTCGGCGATGGGAACAATGTGGCGCATTCGCTGCTGCTGAATGGCGCGCGGCTGGGAATGCATGTTTGTGTCGCTTGTCCGGAGGGCTACGAACCGAATGCTCAGGTGTTGGCGCAAGCCGCGGCATTCGCGCAGCAAAGCGGCGGTGCGGTGAGCGTGACGAACGAGGCCGTGGATGGTGTGCGGAACTCGCAGGTGGTGTATACCGACGTTTGGACGAGCATGGGCCAGGAGAGCGAAGCTGAGGATCGCAAGAAGACTTTTGCTCCGTTCCAGGTGAATGCGGGCTTGATGAGTGCGGCCGCGAAGGATTCGGTTTTCCTGCATTGCCTGCCAGCCAAGCGGGAGCAGGAAGTGACGGATGCGGTGATCGAATCGCCACAATCGCTCGTGTTTGACCAGGCAGAAAACCGGCTGCATGCGCAGAAGGCGCTGCTGCTGATGCTGCTGGCCTAG
- a CDS encoding alkaline phosphatase family protein: MRLLLLVTLLLPLFAQKQGRVILISLDGMGYQSFTEDPAAAEMTTLREMAETGIYAPMQAAFPSLTAPGHAALFTGVYGNVNGITANDVPVSFEQRKRGFRAEQLLAPMFWIGPAKKGLKVVAHNPTQGYPCNAFNSGQNVVLYNGYQTPEVAPGKLLRAADVKWLDAAPEGFVPPAQSRQPLRYFEYAAGRIRFTGVVFAKSTRYDTIRMTAYGAKRYVDAPWKEAENAPPGHGEKARPLARYFSEALPVGDVTAVHFRLFTLSADGKDFLLIQTAAKEISICADGDHQDDKFKKKLLATAGAFVGNGGGSWYGRGELGQRFTDGLAERRFLETLELHARQTMRHARALMAEYEPRLLVDYLSTTDDMLHQWQGNPVTLAYRKWGYQIVDWRIHELQQMLQPEDHFVVASDHGMMAVTRELRVNVLLREMGYADRVAAQDHFLILKKPGNRALLEEVKAKLSAFRDEGKPVFGEWFWPSEKFGTGGPRGGELYFDLMPGYKAASGTAKRAIEKLDVPKGEHGALPTRPDLQALFIVSGPQVHSRPAMMRSVDVAPFVLRLLGY, from the coding sequence ATGAGACTTCTGCTTCTGGTTACGCTGCTCCTGCCTCTGTTTGCACAGAAGCAGGGGCGCGTGATCCTCATCAGCCTCGACGGCATGGGGTATCAATCTTTTACCGAAGACCCCGCTGCTGCGGAGATGACCACGCTGCGGGAGATGGCGGAGACGGGAATCTATGCCCCGATGCAGGCCGCGTTTCCGAGCCTGACCGCTCCGGGGCATGCCGCCCTGTTCACCGGGGTTTATGGCAATGTCAACGGGATCACGGCGAATGATGTTCCGGTCAGCTTTGAGCAGCGCAAGCGCGGATTCCGGGCCGAGCAGTTGTTGGCGCCGATGTTCTGGATTGGGCCTGCCAAGAAGGGGTTGAAGGTGGTGGCTCATAACCCGACGCAGGGCTACCCTTGCAATGCATTCAACTCGGGGCAGAACGTGGTGCTCTATAACGGCTACCAGACGCCCGAGGTGGCGCCGGGCAAGTTGTTGCGTGCCGCGGATGTGAAGTGGCTGGACGCCGCGCCTGAGGGCTTTGTCCCTCCGGCGCAGTCGCGGCAGCCCTTGCGTTACTTTGAGTACGCGGCGGGGCGCATTCGCTTCACGGGTGTTGTGTTTGCCAAGTCGACGCGTTATGACACGATTCGGATGACGGCCTATGGAGCGAAGCGCTATGTCGATGCTCCTTGGAAAGAGGCAGAGAACGCTCCTCCCGGACATGGTGAGAAGGCGCGTCCGCTGGCGCGTTACTTCAGTGAGGCGTTGCCGGTTGGCGATGTGACGGCGGTTCATTTCCGGCTCTTTACGCTGAGTGCGGATGGGAAGGATTTCCTTCTGATCCAGACTGCGGCAAAGGAGATCAGCATCTGTGCCGATGGCGATCATCAGGACGACAAGTTCAAAAAGAAGCTGCTCGCGACGGCCGGAGCTTTTGTCGGCAATGGCGGCGGGAGCTGGTATGGGCGCGGCGAGTTGGGCCAGCGCTTTACGGACGGGCTGGCGGAGCGGCGTTTTCTGGAGACGCTCGAACTGCATGCCAGGCAGACGATGCGGCATGCGCGGGCGCTGATGGCTGAGTATGAGCCGCGCCTGCTGGTGGATTATCTGAGCACCACCGATGATATGTTGCACCAGTGGCAGGGGAACCCGGTGACGCTCGCTTATCGCAAATGGGGCTATCAGATTGTCGATTGGCGCATCCATGAACTGCAGCAGATGTTGCAGCCGGAGGATCATTTCGTTGTCGCGAGCGACCACGGAATGATGGCGGTGACGCGCGAGCTGCGGGTGAATGTGTTGCTACGCGAGATGGGCTATGCGGACCGGGTGGCGGCGCAGGATCACTTTCTGATCCTGAAGAAGCCGGGCAACCGCGCCTTGCTCGAAGAGGTGAAGGCGAAGCTCAGCGCGTTTCGCGATGAGGGCAAGCCGGTGTTTGGCGAATGGTTCTGGCCGAGCGAGAAGTTCGGAACGGGCGGGCCTCGGGGCGGAGAACTGTATTTCGATCTGATGCCCGGCTATAAGGCGGCCAGCGGGACGGCGAAGCGGGCAATTGAAAAACTCGATGTTCCGAAGGGCGAACATGGCGCTCTGCCGACGCGGCCCGATTTGCAGGCGCTCTTTATTGTGTCTGGTCCACAGGTGCATTCGCGTCCGGCAATGATGCGGAGTGTCGATGTCGCGCCCTTTGTATTGCGGTTGCTGGGCTACTAA